A single window of Rhizobium sp. CCGE531 DNA harbors:
- a CDS encoding molybdopterin cofactor-binding domain-containing protein — protein MNDTTFQNIHTSSSIKRRCFLQGAAGLIAVTVLGPPMRANANQSSASQSSGNSTSVQAPVPGVATERIDGRAKVTGQKVFARDFSSTDMGWGGDQWYALYLPALTTEHKFLNVDLSYLPDDAKPKRVVLGNHLKSAVRAAPLARYRDLEVEANAIEQHEKGFVELFKTPLAASAQAFASKGSSSVEFDIIVKPGNVPNYLGQAVALLMFDKRETYRAAKRYMQFNDASFQVYALDDASSQGMGAPWSPQTTYVKYFENSEAFSYATADPTTYQQNVPSYRDKINQYLAQNPDLIRQPFSVDTQAMDPMFMEPESGLAYYDSKSQSLSLVLGTQSPDGDVSSAASMFSGADSPIVVKEVVLHSCYPGGGFGGRDSSPFSQLLALTAAFSDGAPVKLAHDRFEQFRYGLKRPGAAIKGELVAGPDMKLRLVEATMNFNGGGLRNLSPYVANLAALCVGGSYELPMANVFAQSKHTQDITGGSQRGFGGPEAFLAIETALDDIAASKGWDPIALRRANITDTGGRTVVGGPIDQELRLGEILDQAEAHALWADRKKIKADYAARGLTYGTGIALSMQAYGTSGDGMVAAVLIDPDGKLTVQSDAVDMGNGSATTLGVVIGPILGANASAVDMGGYLLFGQTGLTTGGNGSDWNNPRWTAKGVGSSSACLTGLHQVHTVQQTALALMQASILPAAAAIWELQDLSLDDVKWTDGRLVFVNGGTEPITWADLAKVIYSKGLPKGALGHAFIQGSWVEADFAGPDGNMHLQLDGLSFYLPNAKDPTFVGRTNTKPPPAIAQRYSRYVWAPCANVIGLTVDKGNGSVKIENVLSILNAGRLLVPQLVSGQSQGGIAMAIGYALMEDMPNGMAGPADGTWNLNRYHVPRWSDVPLNTAYQPGKRAQELVTLPESAGDRGAGRGIAEAVMCSVAPAISNALHDALGRRYTSLPITPAKILEGLRA, from the coding sequence ATGAACGATACGACTTTCCAAAACATTCATACGAGTTCATCCATCAAGCGGCGCTGTTTCCTGCAAGGTGCGGCAGGCTTGATCGCGGTTACCGTCCTTGGGCCGCCAATGAGGGCCAACGCGAACCAGTCATCCGCGAGCCAGTCATCAGGCAATTCGACAAGCGTGCAGGCACCCGTCCCCGGCGTGGCGACTGAGCGGATCGACGGCCGCGCGAAGGTGACTGGCCAGAAGGTGTTTGCCCGAGACTTCAGTTCCACGGATATGGGGTGGGGTGGGGATCAGTGGTACGCGCTCTATCTGCCGGCTCTGACGACCGAGCACAAATTCCTGAATGTGGATTTGAGTTACCTGCCTGATGACGCAAAGCCAAAACGGGTCGTGCTCGGCAATCACCTGAAATCGGCAGTCCGGGCTGCTCCGTTGGCCCGATATCGCGATCTTGAAGTCGAGGCGAACGCGATCGAACAACACGAAAAGGGGTTCGTGGAACTGTTCAAAACGCCGCTTGCGGCGTCTGCCCAGGCCTTTGCCTCAAAGGGATCCTCGTCGGTAGAATTCGATATCATTGTTAAGCCCGGCAATGTTCCGAATTACCTCGGGCAGGCTGTCGCTTTGCTCATGTTCGACAAGCGGGAGACTTATCGGGCGGCAAAACGCTACATGCAATTCAACGACGCCAGCTTTCAGGTGTATGCGTTGGATGATGCTTCCTCACAGGGCATGGGCGCGCCGTGGTCGCCTCAAACAACCTATGTAAAATACTTCGAGAATAGCGAAGCCTTCAGCTACGCCACAGCCGATCCGACAACCTATCAGCAGAACGTTCCCTCTTATCGCGACAAGATCAACCAATATCTGGCACAGAATCCGGATCTGATCCGCCAGCCGTTTAGCGTTGACACGCAAGCCATGGATCCGATGTTTATGGAGCCGGAAAGTGGGCTTGCCTATTATGACAGCAAGTCTCAAAGCCTGTCTCTGGTCCTCGGGACACAGTCGCCGGACGGCGATGTCTCAAGCGCGGCATCCATGTTCAGCGGCGCTGACTCGCCCATTGTCGTCAAGGAGGTCGTACTCCACAGTTGCTACCCTGGCGGTGGTTTTGGCGGCCGGGACAGCTCGCCCTTTTCCCAACTGCTGGCTTTAACCGCCGCATTTTCCGATGGAGCTCCCGTTAAGCTCGCCCATGATCGGTTCGAACAGTTTCGCTACGGCTTGAAGCGCCCCGGCGCTGCGATCAAAGGCGAGTTGGTTGCCGGACCCGACATGAAGTTGCGCTTGGTCGAAGCGACAATGAATTTCAACGGAGGAGGACTGCGCAACCTCTCCCCTTACGTTGCTAATCTCGCGGCGCTCTGCGTAGGTGGATCTTATGAACTGCCGATGGCAAATGTTTTCGCACAGTCGAAGCACACTCAGGATATTACCGGCGGGTCTCAGCGCGGATTTGGTGGACCGGAGGCCTTTCTCGCGATCGAGACGGCACTCGACGATATCGCGGCATCCAAAGGCTGGGATCCGATCGCGCTGCGGCGCGCTAATATCACTGACACTGGAGGCCGAACCGTCGTCGGCGGTCCGATCGATCAGGAATTGCGTCTCGGAGAAATACTCGATCAAGCGGAGGCTCATGCCCTCTGGGCAGATCGGAAGAAAATCAAGGCCGATTATGCGGCTCGCGGGTTGACTTACGGCACCGGTATAGCGCTGTCCATGCAGGCTTACGGAACTTCCGGCGACGGAATGGTCGCAGCCGTCCTGATCGATCCCGACGGCAAGTTGACGGTCCAGTCCGATGCCGTCGACATGGGAAATGGTTCGGCAACTACATTGGGCGTGGTCATCGGGCCAATTCTCGGCGCGAATGCGTCTGCTGTTGATATGGGCGGCTATCTGCTGTTCGGTCAAACCGGATTGACCACTGGCGGCAATGGAAGTGATTGGAATAATCCCCGCTGGACGGCCAAGGGCGTTGGCTCCTCTTCCGCCTGTCTCACGGGTCTCCATCAGGTTCATACCGTACAACAGACGGCGCTTGCCTTGATGCAGGCCAGTATTCTGCCGGCAGCTGCAGCAATCTGGGAGCTGCAGGACCTTAGTCTCGACGATGTCAAATGGACCGATGGGCGGTTGGTTTTCGTCAATGGTGGGACCGAGCCGATAACGTGGGCTGATCTTGCAAAAGTGATCTACAGCAAAGGACTGCCGAAAGGAGCGCTCGGCCATGCGTTCATTCAGGGAAGTTGGGTCGAGGCTGACTTTGCAGGGCCGGACGGCAACATGCATTTGCAGCTCGACGGCTTGTCCTTCTATTTGCCAAACGCCAAGGATCCGACGTTTGTCGGTCGAACGAACACGAAGCCGCCGCCCGCGATAGCCCAACGCTACTCGCGTTATGTCTGGGCACCCTGCGCAAACGTCATCGGGCTGACGGTGGACAAGGGCAATGGCTCGGTAAAGATCGAAAATGTTCTTTCCATCCTCAACGCCGGCAGATTGCTTGTGCCGCAGCTTGTTTCCGGACAAAGCCAAGGGGGGATCGCGATGGCGATCGGCTATGCCTTGATGGAAGACATGCCGAACGGCATGGCGGGACCCGCTGACGGAACCTGGAACCTGAACCGCTATCATGTGCCCCGTTGGAGCGACGTGCCGTTGAACACCGCCTATCAACCAGGCAAGCGTGCGCAGGAGCTGGTGACATTGCCGGAAAGCGCAGGTGACCGTGGGGCAGGCCGCGGTATTGCCGAGGCAGTGATGTGCTCCGTTGCGCCAGCGATTTCCAATGCTCTGCACGATGCATTGGGCCGTCGCTACACATCCCTGCCGATTACGCCGGCGAAAATCCTGGAGGGACTGCGAGCATGA
- the bioB gene encoding biotin synthase BioB, translating to MSIFEAKTIYNLPFNDLLFQAQTVHRAHFDPNAVQMSRLLSIKTGGCAEDCGYCSQSAHYPTGLKASKLMEVERVLTEARKAKDAGATRYCMGAAWRSPKDRDMDTLVAMVEGVKALGMETCMTLGMLTETQADAFAQAGLDYYNHNIDTSERFYSEIITTRRFEDRLDTLETVRMAGIKVCAGGILGMGETVDDRISMLLTLANLPVPPESVPINQLIPIPGSKLAEAASVDPIDFVRTIALARILMPTSHLRLSAGRTEMSDEMQALCFFAGANSIFVGDTLLTADNPGEDHDTTLFRRLGLSPMPLEPAV from the coding sequence ATTTCAATATTTGAAGCAAAAACTATCTATAATTTGCCATTCAATGATCTGCTCTTCCAGGCCCAGACCGTGCATCGCGCACATTTCGATCCGAACGCCGTGCAGATGAGCCGGCTTCTGTCGATCAAGACAGGCGGATGCGCAGAGGATTGCGGCTACTGCAGCCAGTCCGCACATTATCCGACCGGCCTGAAAGCCTCGAAGCTTATGGAAGTCGAACGCGTTCTGACAGAGGCGCGCAAGGCCAAGGATGCAGGTGCGACGCGCTATTGCATGGGCGCGGCATGGCGCAGCCCGAAAGACCGCGATATGGACACGCTGGTCGCCATGGTCGAGGGTGTAAAGGCGCTCGGCATGGAAACCTGCATGACGCTCGGCATGCTGACCGAGACACAGGCGGACGCGTTCGCGCAAGCTGGCCTCGACTACTACAACCACAATATCGACACGTCCGAGCGCTTCTATTCCGAAATCATCACCACGCGCAGATTCGAAGACCGGCTCGATACGCTGGAGACCGTGCGCATGGCCGGCATCAAGGTGTGCGCCGGCGGAATCCTCGGCATGGGTGAGACGGTCGATGACCGGATCTCGATGCTGTTGACGCTGGCGAACTTGCCCGTACCCCCGGAAAGCGTGCCGATCAACCAGCTCATCCCCATCCCCGGCTCGAAGCTGGCGGAGGCGGCATCTGTCGATCCGATCGATTTCGTCCGCACGATCGCGCTGGCGCGCATCCTGATGCCGACCTCGCATCTGCGCTTGTCGGCCGGACGCACCGAGATGAGCGACGAGATGCAGGCACTCTGTTTCTTCGCGGGCGCCAACTCCATCTTCGTCGGCGACACGCTGCTGACGGCAGACAATCCCGGTGAGGATCATGATACAACGCTCTTCCGCCGCCTCGGTCTTTCTCCCATGCCGCTGGAGCCGGCGGTGTGA